A single Vulpes vulpes isolate BD-2025 chromosome 16, VulVul3, whole genome shotgun sequence DNA region contains:
- the TSFM gene encoding elongation factor Ts, mitochondrial isoform X1 has protein sequence MSLLRPWRLFAAARGCSVRGLGPGPAPSSWDFRAGPPPRPRPFHAGPWLWSSASSKDALVKLRRRTGYSFVNCKKALEACGGDLKQAESWLHKQAQKEGWSRAAKLHGRKTKEGLIGLLQDGNATVLVEVNCETDFVSRNLKFQQLVQQVALGTLLHCQNLKDQLSTYSKGFLNSSELSELPAGPEKEGCLKDQLALAIGKLGENMTLKRAAWVKVPAGFYVGSYVHGAMHSPSLHNLELGKYGALVVCETSERKASLEDLGRRLGQHVVGMAPLSVGSLDDEPGGEAETKMLSQPYLLDPSITLGQYVQPQGVSVVDFVRFECGEGEEAAETE, from the exons ATGTCGCTCCTGCGGCCCTGGCGCCTCTTCGCGGCCGCGCGGGGCTGCTCGGTGAGGGGCctgggccccggccccgcgccttCGTCCTGGGACTTCCGG GCCGGGCCCCCGCCTCGGCCGCGCCCCTTCCACGCGGGTCCATGGCTGTGGTCGTCGGCCTCGAGCAAGGACGCCCTCGTGAAGCTGCGGCGAAGAACAGGCTACTCCTTTGTGAACTGCAAGAAGGCTCTGGAGGCTTGCGGCGGGGATCTCAagcag GCAGAGAGCTGGCTGCACAAGCAGGCCCAGAAGGAAGGCTGGAGCAGAGCTGCCAAACTCCACGGCAGGAAGACTAAAGAAGGCCTGATTGGGCTGCTTCAGGATGGAAACGCAACCGTGTTGGTAGAG GTAAACTGTGAGACAGATTTTGTttccagaaatttaaaatttcaacagtTGGTCCAGCAAGTCGCCCTGGGAACCTTGTTGCATTGTCAGAACCTAAAGGATCAACTCTCCACATACAGTAAA GGCTTCTTGAATTCCTCTGAGCTCTCTGAACTTCCGGCTGGGCCTGAGAAAGAAGGCTGCCTCAAGGATCAGCTAGCCTTAGCAATAG gGAAACTGGGAGAAAACATGACTCTTAAACGAGCTGCATGGGTGAAGGTGCCAGCTGGGTTCTATGTTGGCTCCTATGTCCATGGAGCAATGCACAGCCCCTCCCTCCACAACCTGGAGCTCGGGAAGTATGGGGCCCTCGTGGTCTGCGAGACATCTGAGCGCAAAGCAAGCCTGGAAGACCTTGGCCGCCGCCTTGGGCAGCATGTGGTGGGCATGGCCCCTCTCTCTGTTGGCTCTTTGGATGATGAGCCTGGGGGAGAGGCGGAAACCAAGATGCTGTCCCAGCCATACTTGCTGGATCCCTCCATCACATTGGGACAGTATGTGCAGCCTCAAGGGGTGTCCGTAGTAGACTTTGTGCGGTTTGAATGTGGAGAAGGTGAAGAGGCAGCAGAAACCGAATAG
- the TSFM gene encoding elongation factor Ts, mitochondrial isoform X3 — protein MSLLRPWRLFAAARGCSVRGLGPGPAPSSWDFRAGPPPRPRPFHAGPWLWSSASSKDALVKLRRRTGYSFVNCKKALEACGGDLKQAESWLHKQAQKEGWSRAAKLHGRKTKEGLIGLLQDGNATVLVEGFLNSSELSELPAGPEKEGCLKDQLALAIGKLGENMTLKRAAWVKVPAGFYVGSYVHGAMHSPSLHNLELGKYGALVVCETSERKASLEDLGRRLGQHVVGMAPLSVGSLDDEPGGEAETKMLSQPYLLDPSITLGQYVQPQGVSVVDFVRFECGEGEEAAETE, from the exons ATGTCGCTCCTGCGGCCCTGGCGCCTCTTCGCGGCCGCGCGGGGCTGCTCGGTGAGGGGCctgggccccggccccgcgccttCGTCCTGGGACTTCCGG GCCGGGCCCCCGCCTCGGCCGCGCCCCTTCCACGCGGGTCCATGGCTGTGGTCGTCGGCCTCGAGCAAGGACGCCCTCGTGAAGCTGCGGCGAAGAACAGGCTACTCCTTTGTGAACTGCAAGAAGGCTCTGGAGGCTTGCGGCGGGGATCTCAagcag GCAGAGAGCTGGCTGCACAAGCAGGCCCAGAAGGAAGGCTGGAGCAGAGCTGCCAAACTCCACGGCAGGAAGACTAAAGAAGGCCTGATTGGGCTGCTTCAGGATGGAAACGCAACCGTGTTGGTAGAG GGCTTCTTGAATTCCTCTGAGCTCTCTGAACTTCCGGCTGGGCCTGAGAAAGAAGGCTGCCTCAAGGATCAGCTAGCCTTAGCAATAG gGAAACTGGGAGAAAACATGACTCTTAAACGAGCTGCATGGGTGAAGGTGCCAGCTGGGTTCTATGTTGGCTCCTATGTCCATGGAGCAATGCACAGCCCCTCCCTCCACAACCTGGAGCTCGGGAAGTATGGGGCCCTCGTGGTCTGCGAGACATCTGAGCGCAAAGCAAGCCTGGAAGACCTTGGCCGCCGCCTTGGGCAGCATGTGGTGGGCATGGCCCCTCTCTCTGTTGGCTCTTTGGATGATGAGCCTGGGGGAGAGGCGGAAACCAAGATGCTGTCCCAGCCATACTTGCTGGATCCCTCCATCACATTGGGACAGTATGTGCAGCCTCAAGGGGTGTCCGTAGTAGACTTTGTGCGGTTTGAATGTGGAGAAGGTGAAGAGGCAGCAGAAACCGAATAG
- the METTL1 gene encoding tRNA (guanine-N(7)-)-methyltransferase isoform X1, whose protein sequence is MAGAEAGGAAGDGAGAEAPQPQKRYYRQRAHSNPMADHTLRYPVKPEEMDWSELYPEFFAPLTQNKTHDDPKDKKEKRAQAQVEFADIGCGYGGLLDTLILGLEIRVKVSDYVQDRIRALRAAPGGGFQNIACLRSNAMKHLPNFFRKGQLTKMFFLFPDPHFKRTKHKWRIISPTLLAEYAYVLGVGGLVYTITDVLELHDWMCTHFERHPLFERVPLEELSEDPIVEHLGTSTEEGKKVLRNGGKNFPAIFRRIQDPTLQAMTPSPTPLGHCWPALP, encoded by the exons ATGGCGGGAGCggaggcggggggcgcggcgggggacGGGGCAGGAGCCGAGGCCCCGCAGCCCCAGAAGCGCTACTATCGGCAACGTGCGCACTCCAACCCCATGGCTGACCACACGCTGCGCTA CCCCGTGAAGCCTGAGGAGATGGACTGGTCTGAGCTATACCCAGAGTTCTTCGCTCCACTGACTCAAAACAAGACCCACGATGACCCaaaggataagaaagaaaagcGAGCCCAGGCTCAAGTGGAGTTTGCAGACATAGGCTGTGGCTATGGTGGCCTGTTAG ATACACTGATTCTGGGCCTGGAGATCCGGGTGAAGGTCTCAGACTACGTACAAGACCGGATTCGGGCCCTTCGAGCCGCTCCTGGAGGTGGCTTCCAGAACATTGCTTGTCTCCGTAGCAATGCCATGAAACACCTTCCCAACTTCTTCCGCAAgggccag CTGACGAAGATGTTCTTCCTCTTCCCTGACCCACATTTCAAGCGGACGAAGCACAAGTGGCGAATCATCAGTCCCACGCTGCTGGCAGAGTATGCCTACGTGCTTGGAGTCGGG GGGCTGGTGTATACCATAACTGACGTGCTGGAACTGCATGACTGGATGTGCACCCATTTCGAAAGGCACCCCCTGTTTGAGCGTGTGCCCCTGGAAGAGCTG AGTGAAGACCCCATTGTGGAACATCTGGGCACTTCAactgaggaaggaaagaaagtcttACGCAACGGAGGCAAGAATTTCCCAGCCATCTTTCGAAGAATACAGGATCCCACCCTCCAGGCAATGACCCCCAGTCCCACCCCTCTTGGCCACTGCTGGCCTGCCTTGCCTTAG
- the CYP27B1 gene encoding 25-hydroxyvitamin D-1 alpha hydroxylase, mitochondrial — MTQALKLASRVFHRIHWAPKLGSSLGSRGSDSAPRSLADIPGPSTPVFLAELFCKGGLSRLHELQVQGVARFGPVWLASFGKVRTVYVAAPALVEQLLRQEGPRPERCSFSPWAEHRRHRQRACGLLTAEGEEWQRLRSLLAPLLLRPRAAARYAAPLADVVRDLVRRLRQQRGRGAGPPALVRDVAAEFYKFGLEGTAAVLLGSRLGCLEAQVPPDTDAFIRAVGSVFVSTLLTMAMPGWLHRLVPGPWGRLCRDWDQMFAFAQQHVERREAEVALRSQGKAAEDVGSGAHLTYFLLREELPAPSILGNVTELLLAGVDTVSNTLSWALYELARHPDVQTALHSEITAALGPGSSAHPSAAALSQLPLLKAVVREVLRLYPVVPGNSRVPDKDIRVGDYIIPKNTLVTLCHYATSRDPAQFPEPNSFRPARWLGEGTAPHPFASLPFGFGKRSCMGRRLAELELQMALAQILTHFEVQPEPGAAPIRPMTRTVLVPERSINLQFVDR, encoded by the exons ATGACCCAGGCCCTCAAGCTCGCCTCCAGAGTGTTCCATCGCATCCACTGGGCTCCCAAgctgggctcctcactgggctcCAGAGGCTCCGACTCAGCACCCCGCAGCTTGGCGGACATCCCAGGCCCCTCCACACCCGTCTTCCTTGCTGAACTTTTCTGCAAGGGCGGTCTGTCGCGGCTACATGAGCTGCAG GTGCAGGGCGTTGCGCGCTTCGGGCCTGTGTGGTTGGCCAGCTTCGGGAAGGTGCGCACCGTGTACGTGGCGGCCCCTGCCCTCGTCGAACAGCTCTTGCGACAGGAGGGGCCCCGGCCGGAGCGCTGCAGCTTCTCGCCCTGGGCAGAGCACCGTCGCCACCGCCAGCGGGCTTGCGGGCTGCTCACCGC GGAAGGCGAGGAATGGCAGAGGCTCCGCAGCCTCCTGGCCCCGCTGCTCCTCCGGCCTCGAGCCGCCGCCCGCTACGCCGCGCCCCTGGCCGACGTGGTCCGCGACCTTGTGCGGCGCCTGCGGCAGCAGCGGGGCCGCGGCGCCGGGCCGCCCGCCCTGGTTCGGGACGTGGCCGCAGAGTTCTACAAGTTTGGACTAGAAG GCACAGCCGCCGTGCTCCTGGGTTCCCGCCTGGGCTGCCTGGAGGCCCAAGTGCCCCCCGACACCGACGCCTTCATCCGCGCCGTGGGGTCCGTGTTTGTGTCCACGCTGCTGACCATGGCGATGCCCGGCTGGCTTCACCGCCTGGTGCCCGGGCCCTGGGGCCGCCTCTGCCGAGACTGGGACCAGATGTTTGCATTTG cccagcagcaCGTGGAGAGGCGGGAGGCCGAGGTAGCCTTGAGGAGCCAGGGGAAGGCCGCGGAGGATGTGGGATCTGGGGCACACCTGACCTACTTCCTGCTCCGGGAAGAGCTGCCTGCCCCGTCCATCCTGGGCAACGTGACGGAGCTGCTACTGGCTGGCGTGGACACG GTATCCAACACGCTCTCCTGGGCGCTGTATGAACTCGCTCGGCACCCGGACGTGCAGACTGCGCTCCACTCTGAGATCacagctgccctgggccctggctccAGTGCCCACCCCTCAGCTGCGGCTCTATCCCAGCTGCCTCTGCTGAAGGCAGTGGTCAGGGAGGTGCTGAG ACTGTACCCTGTGGTACCTGGAAATTCCCGTGTCCCAGACAAAGACATTCGTGTGGGTGACTATATTATCCCCAAAAAT ACACTGGTCACACTGTGTCATTATGCCACTTCAAGGGATCCTGCCCAGTTCCCAGAGCCAAATTCTTTTCGTCCAGCTCGATGGCTGGGGGAAGGTACAGCCCCCCACCCATTTGCCTCTCTTCCCTTTGGCTTTGGAAAGCGCAGCTGCATGGGGAGACGCCTGGCAGAGCTTGAGCTGCAaatggctttggctcag aTCCTGACCCACTTTGAGGTGCAGCCTGAGCCAGGTGCTGCCCCGATCAGGCCAATGACCCGGACTGTCTTGGTACCCGAGAGGAGCATCAACCTACAGTTTGTGGACAGATAG
- the EEF1AKMT3 gene encoding EEF1A lysine methyltransferase 3 yields the protein MAAPGPERESEPEAVFPQEVGLFADSYSEKSRFCFCGHVLSITQNFGARLGVAARVWDAALSLCNYFESENVDFRGKKVIELGAGTGIVGILAALQGGDVTITDLPLALEQIQGNVQANVPAGGRAQVRALSWGIDQHVFPGDYDLVLGADIVYLEPTFPLLLGTLQHLCGPHGTIYLASKMREEHGTESFFQHLLPQHFQLELAQRDEDENVNIYRARHREPRPA from the exons ATGGCGGCCCCGGGTCCGGAGCGGGAGTCCGAGCCCGAGGCCGTGTTCCCGCAGGAAGTCGGGCTCTTCGCGGACTCTTACTCGGAAAAGAGCCGGTTCTGTTTCTGTGGGCACGTGCTGAGCATCACACAGAACTTCGGGGCCCGCCTGGGGGTGGCGGCGCGCGTGTGGGACGCG GCTCTGAGCCTCTGCAACtattttgaaagtgaaaatgtGGACTTCCGAGGCAAGAAAGTGATCGAGCTGGGAGCAGGGACGGGCATCGTGGGGATCCTGGCGGCGCTGCAGG ggGGGGATGTTACCATCACTGACCTGCCCCTGGCCCTAGAGCAGATCCAGGGCAACGTCCAGGCCAATGTGCCGGCTGGAGGCCGGGCCCAGGTCCGCGCCTTGTCCTGGGGGATTGACCAGCATGTCTTCCCTGGAGACTATGACCTGGTGCTGGGGGCTGATATCGTGTACCTGGAGCCCACCTTCCCACTGCTGCTGGGCACCCTCCAACATCTATGCGGGCCCCATGGCACCATCTATCTGGCCTCCAAGATGAGAGAGGAGCACGGGACAGAGAGCTTCTTTCAGCACCTCCTGCCCCAACATTTCCAACTGGAGCTGGCCCAGCGGGATGAGGATGAGAATGTCAACATCTATAGGGCCAGGCACAGGGAACCAAGACCTGCTTGA
- the TSFM gene encoding elongation factor Ts, mitochondrial isoform X2 yields MSLLRPWRLFAAARGCSAGPPPRPRPFHAGPWLWSSASSKDALVKLRRRTGYSFVNCKKALEACGGDLKQAESWLHKQAQKEGWSRAAKLHGRKTKEGLIGLLQDGNATVLVEVNCETDFVSRNLKFQQLVQQVALGTLLHCQNLKDQLSTYSKGFLNSSELSELPAGPEKEGCLKDQLALAIGKLGENMTLKRAAWVKVPAGFYVGSYVHGAMHSPSLHNLELGKYGALVVCETSERKASLEDLGRRLGQHVVGMAPLSVGSLDDEPGGEAETKMLSQPYLLDPSITLGQYVQPQGVSVVDFVRFECGEGEEAAETE; encoded by the exons ATGTCGCTCCTGCGGCCCTGGCGCCTCTTCGCGGCCGCGCGGGGCTGCTCG GCCGGGCCCCCGCCTCGGCCGCGCCCCTTCCACGCGGGTCCATGGCTGTGGTCGTCGGCCTCGAGCAAGGACGCCCTCGTGAAGCTGCGGCGAAGAACAGGCTACTCCTTTGTGAACTGCAAGAAGGCTCTGGAGGCTTGCGGCGGGGATCTCAagcag GCAGAGAGCTGGCTGCACAAGCAGGCCCAGAAGGAAGGCTGGAGCAGAGCTGCCAAACTCCACGGCAGGAAGACTAAAGAAGGCCTGATTGGGCTGCTTCAGGATGGAAACGCAACCGTGTTGGTAGAG GTAAACTGTGAGACAGATTTTGTttccagaaatttaaaatttcaacagtTGGTCCAGCAAGTCGCCCTGGGAACCTTGTTGCATTGTCAGAACCTAAAGGATCAACTCTCCACATACAGTAAA GGCTTCTTGAATTCCTCTGAGCTCTCTGAACTTCCGGCTGGGCCTGAGAAAGAAGGCTGCCTCAAGGATCAGCTAGCCTTAGCAATAG gGAAACTGGGAGAAAACATGACTCTTAAACGAGCTGCATGGGTGAAGGTGCCAGCTGGGTTCTATGTTGGCTCCTATGTCCATGGAGCAATGCACAGCCCCTCCCTCCACAACCTGGAGCTCGGGAAGTATGGGGCCCTCGTGGTCTGCGAGACATCTGAGCGCAAAGCAAGCCTGGAAGACCTTGGCCGCCGCCTTGGGCAGCATGTGGTGGGCATGGCCCCTCTCTCTGTTGGCTCTTTGGATGATGAGCCTGGGGGAGAGGCGGAAACCAAGATGCTGTCCCAGCCATACTTGCTGGATCCCTCCATCACATTGGGACAGTATGTGCAGCCTCAAGGGGTGTCCGTAGTAGACTTTGTGCGGTTTGAATGTGGAGAAGGTGAAGAGGCAGCAGAAACCGAATAG
- the METTL1 gene encoding tRNA (guanine-N(7)-)-methyltransferase isoform X2, producing MAGAEAGGAAGDGAGAEAPQPQKRYYRQRAHSNPMADHTLRYPVKPEEMDWSELYPEFFAPLTQNKTHDDPKDKKEKRAQAQVEFADIGCGYGGLLVELSPLFPDTLILGLEIRVKVSDYVQDRIRALRAAPGGGFQNIACLRSNAMKHLPNFFRKGQLTKMFFLFPDPHFKRTKHKWRIISPTLLAEYAYVLGVGGLVYTITDVLELHDWMCTHFERHPLFERVPLEELSEDPIVEHLGTSTEEGKKVLRNGGKNFPAIFRRIQDPTLQAMTPSPTPLGHCWPALP from the exons ATGGCGGGAGCggaggcggggggcgcggcgggggacGGGGCAGGAGCCGAGGCCCCGCAGCCCCAGAAGCGCTACTATCGGCAACGTGCGCACTCCAACCCCATGGCTGACCACACGCTGCGCTA CCCCGTGAAGCCTGAGGAGATGGACTGGTCTGAGCTATACCCAGAGTTCTTCGCTCCACTGACTCAAAACAAGACCCACGATGACCCaaaggataagaaagaaaagcGAGCCCAGGCTCAAGTGGAGTTTGCAGACATAGGCTGTGGCTATGGTGGCCTGTTAG TGGAACTGTCACCGTTGTTCCCAGATACACTGATTCTGGGCCTGGAGATCCGGGTGAAGGTCTCAGACTACGTACAAGACCGGATTCGGGCCCTTCGAGCCGCTCCTGGAGGTGGCTTCCAGAACATTGCTTGTCTCCGTAGCAATGCCATGAAACACCTTCCCAACTTCTTCCGCAAgggccag CTGACGAAGATGTTCTTCCTCTTCCCTGACCCACATTTCAAGCGGACGAAGCACAAGTGGCGAATCATCAGTCCCACGCTGCTGGCAGAGTATGCCTACGTGCTTGGAGTCGGG GGGCTGGTGTATACCATAACTGACGTGCTGGAACTGCATGACTGGATGTGCACCCATTTCGAAAGGCACCCCCTGTTTGAGCGTGTGCCCCTGGAAGAGCTG AGTGAAGACCCCATTGTGGAACATCTGGGCACTTCAactgaggaaggaaagaaagtcttACGCAACGGAGGCAAGAATTTCCCAGCCATCTTTCGAAGAATACAGGATCCCACCCTCCAGGCAATGACCCCCAGTCCCACCCCTCTTGGCCACTGCTGGCCTGCCTTGCCTTAG
- the TSFM gene encoding elongation factor Ts, mitochondrial isoform X4: MSLLRPWRLFAAARGCSAGPPPRPRPFHAGPWLWSSASSKDALVKLRRRTGYSFVNCKKALEACGGDLKQAESWLHKQAQKEGWSRAAKLHGRKTKEGLIGLLQDGNATVLVEGFLNSSELSELPAGPEKEGCLKDQLALAIGKLGENMTLKRAAWVKVPAGFYVGSYVHGAMHSPSLHNLELGKYGALVVCETSERKASLEDLGRRLGQHVVGMAPLSVGSLDDEPGGEAETKMLSQPYLLDPSITLGQYVQPQGVSVVDFVRFECGEGEEAAETE; this comes from the exons ATGTCGCTCCTGCGGCCCTGGCGCCTCTTCGCGGCCGCGCGGGGCTGCTCG GCCGGGCCCCCGCCTCGGCCGCGCCCCTTCCACGCGGGTCCATGGCTGTGGTCGTCGGCCTCGAGCAAGGACGCCCTCGTGAAGCTGCGGCGAAGAACAGGCTACTCCTTTGTGAACTGCAAGAAGGCTCTGGAGGCTTGCGGCGGGGATCTCAagcag GCAGAGAGCTGGCTGCACAAGCAGGCCCAGAAGGAAGGCTGGAGCAGAGCTGCCAAACTCCACGGCAGGAAGACTAAAGAAGGCCTGATTGGGCTGCTTCAGGATGGAAACGCAACCGTGTTGGTAGAG GGCTTCTTGAATTCCTCTGAGCTCTCTGAACTTCCGGCTGGGCCTGAGAAAGAAGGCTGCCTCAAGGATCAGCTAGCCTTAGCAATAG gGAAACTGGGAGAAAACATGACTCTTAAACGAGCTGCATGGGTGAAGGTGCCAGCTGGGTTCTATGTTGGCTCCTATGTCCATGGAGCAATGCACAGCCCCTCCCTCCACAACCTGGAGCTCGGGAAGTATGGGGCCCTCGTGGTCTGCGAGACATCTGAGCGCAAAGCAAGCCTGGAAGACCTTGGCCGCCGCCTTGGGCAGCATGTGGTGGGCATGGCCCCTCTCTCTGTTGGCTCTTTGGATGATGAGCCTGGGGGAGAGGCGGAAACCAAGATGCTGTCCCAGCCATACTTGCTGGATCCCTCCATCACATTGGGACAGTATGTGCAGCCTCAAGGGGTGTCCGTAGTAGACTTTGTGCGGTTTGAATGTGGAGAAGGTGAAGAGGCAGCAGAAACCGAATAG